The following nucleotide sequence is from Pithys albifrons albifrons isolate INPA30051 chromosome 2, PitAlb_v1, whole genome shotgun sequence.
ttaatgtctcttccaatccaaaccattccatgactaTGTTTTATTTCCTGATGTTCCATGGCTCTCGCTGCTAATCCCTGTTTCTGAGACTCTAAAGCTCTCTGGTCCCTGCACAGGAGTAAagaggggatttggggctgAGATCTCCCAAACCAGCATTAGAAACCCCCTTCAGAGATTAATTCTCACCCACCTGGGGCAAGTCTTTCCCTGGACCCCCTTTTAACCTTTTTGGAGTGAATATTTGGTGCAAGGCAGCTGTGGGGCCAATTTTAAGCCCTTTGCAGCATCCTTggtgtgctgctctgctctgaaaacactgatcatttgaggagaggtACAAGACCAGGAAACAGAGATGTGCACAGAGAAGCATCTTATGAACTTTGCTTTTGGGGGTTCTCTCATGAGGGGGATGGAACTGTTCTCCTTGGGACCATCTTTCTCAAACTGCATTTGCAGGGAGATGTATAAGGAGCTGCTCAGGTTTGTGcccttcaaggtcccttccagctttgGGGCTGGGCTTGGGCAGGAGCTCTGGAAGAACAAAGCAGGACCTCCCTAAAAACAGGGtctcatcctgctggccactgtCACCCACCTTGGAGGGGATGGGAGGGCATGGAAATGGAGCACAGAGGCACCTCTCCTGACCCAACAACTCTCCCTCTGTCACCCTGCAGGCTATGGGAAGATCCTGAAGACCTGCTCCAACGTGGGGTACTGCTCCAGCCAGTGCTTCAAGGGGGACACATGGTCCTACTCTGCTGACTGCAAGAACTACTGCTGTGTCCCACCTGTCTGGAAGGGGAAATAGGAGCTCAAAAGGAAGcacctgaggaagaggaggcaccatggtggctctgggagcagTCCCAGCTGTGTAACCCAATTGTCACCCCCTCCTCTcaataattaaaaagagaaaaaaaggagctgTAACTCTGGCATGTGTAGTGTGGTCAATGGTGTTCCCATGATCCCTTTTAAATCATCCAAACAGATTTCCCAAGCCCAGACCAAAGGCTCATCAGCACCAAAAAACCCTGAACTTTGACTgacaaggagcagcagagctggggtggggaTTTGGGAAAAAGGGTTATTTTCCCTGGAGTAATTTTCCCTCTTGCCTTCTCCATGGCCCTTAACACAACCCTCTGGGAACAGCAGAGAATATTTTAGCTCTTTAGTTCTTTTTTGGGTTACAGGTTATAATGGGGGTGGTTCAATAACATCTCCCCTAACCACAAGACAACTCTCTTTCCATGAAAATTGCAGCAAATCCACAGATGTGGGAAACAAAGTCAGGGCAGGGtaatgagaaaggaaaacaaaccttaaaatacctccctctctcccacctactccttcctgagctgagctTCACTCCTGaactccctccctcctcccctcagcAGGGGAACAGGGAAGGGGAGCTGTGGCCAGTTCGTCACgtgttgtctctgctgctctttcttcctcaagagttggactcctcacactcttcccctgctccagtgttgGCCCCTTTTCATCGGGTCAGTCCCTTAGGAACAGGCTGATACAGTGTGGGTATCCCATGGGGTCCCAAGCCCTGCCTGGTCCCTGCTCCAGGGtaggctcctctctccatggggacacagctcctgccaggtccctgctccagcctgggcttcTCTCTCTATGGggacacagctcctgccaggtccctgctccagggtggGCTCCTCTCTCTATGGggacacagctcctgccaggtcCCTGCTCCAGAGTGGGCTCCTCTCTCTATGGGGACACAGATCCTGCCAGgtccctgctccagggtgggctcctctctccatggggacacaggtcctgccaggtCCCTGTTCCAGAGTGGGCTCCTCTCTCTATGGggacacagctcctgccaggtccctgctccaggatggCTTCCCACAGGTCACAGCCCTCTCTGGGCTCGCTGGGGTGGGGTCtccaggggctgtgggtgccttTCTGCTCCCCCCTGGTCCCCCATGTGCTGCAGGGGCACCTCAGGGTCCTCCCCGGGGCTGCCCCTTGGGCTGCAGGAGAACCTCAGCTCTggcccctggagcagctcctgcccctcctgctgctctgccctccctggggctgctcctctcaCTTGTTCTCACCCCtcttttctctgcctgcaaTTGCTCCTGCACAGCAACTTCTTTGCCCTTCCTGACTCTGTTATCCCCGGGGTGCTGCCACTGtcactgatgggctcagccttggccagcagtgggtcCATCTTGGCTCCAGCTGGAATTGGCTCCACTGGACACTGAGGCATCTTCTCACAGGAGTCCCCCCTGCCTGGCTACCAAAACTTTGCCATGTAACCCCAACACAGAGTCCAACAGTGAAACAGCTTCtgcaaggaaaagctgctccaaccagctctgctcccccttGCCTGAGGAGGGGTCTGTGTGGCCTTACCCACCACTGGGGGCCACCTGGGGCTCTGCTGGATGGTATTTCCAGGTGAAATTTGTTGTGAGTTACTGTTGGCATTACCAACCTACCTAATGCAGGATGTTTTCATCCGTAGAGGAGTCAGGAAGCAGAGGAGCTATAAGGGAGTGAGTGATCATTTCCCTTCTAGAGAGGGGACAGCTGTGGGGGTGCATTGGGAAAATTTGGGGCAGTTTAATCCTCTGCTTTATCTTCtcctctgcttctcttctgcGACCTTGCAATGCGATGGACActgcagaaagggagaaaaactgCAAATCCACAGGGACTTGGATCTGCTCAGCCTCTTAGAGCTGTGGCATCCAGTTGGATGGAAAGGATGGAGTGGAAGGGACCCCCTGACTGCCATTTCTTTCACATGGATAGATCTGGAGCAAGTGCTTGTGCAGATTTTGCTCTCCAGGGCAGGCAGCCCCAGCCGTGTCAGGCCATTCCAGAGGGAATGGTGTCGTGCTGTGCCAATATTGTCCAGCCTCAAACATTCACTCACTGCCAGGGAACACACCCTGCAATGCCTCTGCTTGGGTTCAGCCTCTTCCTGCACTGGAGGTGCTGtgctatttctttccttctccacaagggaaaaagaaatgaggaaaggAACACATTAATCACAGTCTGGTATAAATGGGAATGCCAggacttctttttctcctgccagtaacctgggatggtggaaggtgcccttgcccatggcagggggttggaatgagatgtgttttaaggtcccttccaatccaaacccttccatgattctatgatatttcCCAGCATGTGGTGAAGGACATTTTGGGTGGGCAGTAGAGGCATAAGTGGGTTGTCATGCTGGTCATCTCTGCCCTTAGTGCTTTCCTATATTCCATTAATAAATGTTTGCAAAGTCCTACACTCAGAGACTAAAGCTGAGTTGCTATTTATCCTATCTGCAGAAAGTGCCCTCCAAATCCCTTGGATGTGCTTGACACAGGAGAAATTTGGGAAATTTTAGGAGTTCTGCAATAGTGCTGTCTGTGTTCAGGCAACTGATTGAATCCCAGATGTTTGGCTTGGACTGCTGAGTTCACCTTCAGCCAGAGGGGTTTTTGGTAGGAAAGACACTCCAACTTTGTAGCAACTCACATGCCAATTGCCACAGTGCTTTGGATTCCAGTAGAGGGTCTAGAGCTCGACAGGGAATGCACAGGGTGGCACTGGCTGGTGTGGTTCCAGTTCTCCCTGATCTCTGTgaagggagaaagaaggggTCTCCAAGTCATTGCTGTAACACTGATCCCCACAACCATTCCTATCAGCCACCCCCACgtgccctgagcagggactgACAGTCCCAGTTGTCTGTGCCAAAGCTTTGGCAGCCAGACCGAGAGGAGGCCAAGCAGCCACGGGAGGGACACCTGCAGAGGCCACATGAGATGCCCTCCCAGAGCCAGTGACAAACAGGCACAGAGTGGAGGTCTCATTGTCAGATGGCCACTGGGTTGGAGTGACACAGGAGCCCATTAGGCAGCAAACAATGtgtcctgggacagcagcagagtCACGTTCCTCCTTAACTCTGTCTTCCCTGGCAAGAAATGGCTATAAATATCAGGGTCTCCAGCCTTTTTCTCAGCAGCTGATCCAGGATCCCTCTGCAAGCTgcatcccagagctgctgtgatcCTGGTGGATATCCAATCATGAGGATCATCTATGTTGtctttgctgttttcctcaTGGCCTTGATGGCCACACCAGGTAAGGTGCCAAATTGTGTGGAGCAGAAATGAGAGATAATAGTGAACCATAAAAGAACTAAGGTTAAAGTGTTCaaggaagtgttcaaggccagattggacagggcttggagcaacctggtctactggaaggtgaGTGAAACTGAACGATcttccttccaatccaaataattccatgattccaaaAAAATATTGCTCCAGGAAAGAAGGTGTGGGTGGTGGGCCTTGTATGGAgattttggttgggtttggttcaCAAGACTTTTGGAGTGCAGTTCAGTTCCAGGATCACCCCATCCTAGACTTAGACACACCTGGGGGTCTCCATGGGAGCTGAGTGGTGTCATGGACATTGGACTCTGCTGCTGACCACGATGAATTAGTCTATGGAGAGGtacatctttctttctttccacagCCAAAAGCCAGTCAAAAAAGAGCTGCAGAGGGTATTGCTCCAGGACATGTGGtaaaggagagaaggaggagcaCACTGAGGACTGTGGGAGGCTGCACTGCTGCCTGGCATACAGGAAAAGGAAGtagagaggaggaaggaaacgGTGACCTTTGCAGTAGTTTCTTCTTGTCTGGTGGAAGTGGAGTTTGATGCCTTCATTAAAAAAGACCAGTTCTCACCCTGAAGTGTGCTGTGTGGTTCAATGTCCTCCAAAACGTTGTGTGCAGAGGACTGGGAAACATCTGGTAATTCTTGCCAGATAAGTTCTTGTTTATGGAGGTGACATTGTCCAGAGCAGATACTGTCagttgaagccattcctccttctcctgttACTCCAgccccttgtccccagtccctctacatctctcctggagccccttcaggctctggaaggggctctcaggtctccctggatccttctcttctccaggtgagcccccgCAGTTCTCCCAggctggctccagagcagaggggctccagccctggatctccatggcctcctctggactcactcctTTCCTTTACTGAGGGTCACAGAgtggagcagaggagcagaatccCCTTCCATGACCTGCTGGCCCCACCCCTggggatgcagcccaggatgcagttGCCTTTCTGGTAACCTGAACCAGCAGCCCAGACACAGTCCCAGTATGGTGATGGTTTCAGTTTCAAAAGTCCCTTCGGATTTCTTCAGATGTCCTTGACACGTGACCAACCTTCCAGGCATCTGGGATGTCCCAGCTCCAACTCTCACTCCCCTGCACTGCCATTAATTTGGGAGTGACCACAGCTCTGTGAGGAGCTCTGTGCTTACTGAGGGGACATTAGGAAGGCACAGGGTCCTTGGAGGAGAAGATCTCCAGGAGGAGAGAGGCACAACATGTGAGATCACAGATTGGCTCTGGCAAGGGCTGGTACAGCCTAAAAATGGTGTCGTGGCTTCTGAGTCTGCAAATTGCCATCTATAATTAAGTTTTGTCCCCAGAAGCATTtagttttttccttcatctctcTTGTGTCATTCACCCCTGTTTTCTCCAAAACAGGGTAACTCTCCCAAGGAGTTGGCACAATGGGATAAACAGCCCTTGGCATCCATGCTGAGTGATGAGGAGACTCTTCTCAAGGAGGCAACGTGGGGATCCTGCCCTCCAACTGCCACttccagccagggcagcacctctgggcacctccagggacacctgaagGAGAAGAATCTGGTCAATGTGAAAGCAAACCATGACCCACTGGTGAGAGTTGAGCTGCAGCCACTGACAGCAGCAAAAGAAGTTGTGTAGAGCAGAGCTTGGGAAACGTAAGGAATAGTTGGGGAAATATATCCTAACCACCAGAAATCATCCATTTCAAACCATTTTGGAGGGTCTTACCACAGGTTAGGCAAGAGGCCAAATAATCCTGTGCTACCAAGGTGCTAAATAACAGCCCTGAGGCTTTTGCCTTCCTGACACTCATTTAGACCTCACACTGCTGAAGAAATCCCAACAGGAATGCACAGGGaatgcagcagcttctccttctCAGGTCAAAACACATTCCCTGTGAATtatccagccccactgctgtGGGATGGTGCTGGATGAACCAGGCATTGCTCCAAAGGGCTTCCACCTTCCCCTTTTTGttctatgtttttatttaaacaagaCTTTAAAATGCTcagacatgaaagaaaacaacttgcctgatctcttcttttctttggacAAACTGATAGTGGGAAGGGTtagatgggatgttgggaagaaattcttggctgtgagggtggggaggcccccttggcacaggttgggcagagaatctgtggctgccctggaggtgtccaaggccaggctggacagggcttggagcaacctgggacagtggaaggtgtccctgcccatggcaaggggtggaatgagatggtttttaaggtccctcccaacccaaaccattctatgattctatgactcaaTGATTCTCTGTTTCTATGATACGAGGGTCTTCTTTGCTCACGATTTTCtgggaaaacaaagaataaGACAATCCAGGGAATTGCCTTCTGCAGGTATTTGAGGACAATTTTTCCTTTCACCCTCATCAGTGTCCTCAGCTGTGCACTCTGGTGTCACCTACAAGACACAGGGGAGTTACCCCAAGCCCGGAGGAAGAGGGTTCCCCATCTCCgatggagaggaaggaaatcaCAGTTTTCTCagtttgaatgcacagcaaagggaaaggatTTAAAAGCTCAAGTGAAAAATGGATCTCTGCAGTTTCATCAGAGAAAAACAGCCAGTCCCAaatcttttccccttcccatcTGTCCTCCACCAACCCCAATCCCAATTTTACCAGGTGGGgcatttatttaaagaaattattttatatctaAGGAAAAATGTCAGCAATACTTCTGCCACATTGCCCTCATTTCTTCCCCATCTGCAATCCTGAGGCTGTAGCAAAATCC
It contains:
- the LOC139668519 gene encoding cygnin-like, which translates into the protein MKFLYLVFAVFLLVSLATPGYGKILKTCSNVGYCSSQCFKGDTWSYSADCKNYCCVPPVWKGK